The sequence aagaaaagaaagaaaaacaatgAAAAGAATCTGAGGAGGGTTGGTAAAGGGGGGACCTCAAGGATAGGATAGGATGCATGACGATCACCGTAAGCGAGCTGCGAGCGATTGCGGGATCGAAGCGGAAGGGGACAAAATGTGGAGGCTAGAAGAGCGCGGAAATCCCTAGAGAGGATTAGGAGCAATCTAACAACGGAATATTGaagattatatttttttctaaaaaataaatattggcAACGACAGGAAGGAGGAGGAATGACCGAATGAGGATGATGAATCTGCTGGAAAGCGGACAGCGAAACGCGGGACGAAAATGGGAGGGCCGAAAAAAGCCTGCCGGCGCTAAAAACAGCGCGCACGGGCGCAAAAACACAACAAAGGAGCACGCTTTGGCTTTAGAGTTTAGACTgatgatgaatgaatgaattcgTCGGCATGCTTGCTTACTCGAGATAAGATGGTGCGCTCCCTatcttcctctctccctcctccggctccggcgccgaTCCTCCCGTCCCGCTCGATCGAATCGAAACCCCCTCCGTCTGTCTGGGACTGGAAGCCACCACTCGAACTCGAAGTAGAGGGATTCCagagagcagcaggagggggagggggaggaggaggcggaacGGAGTGGgatgcgatgcgatgcgatgcgatCGATCGATGGGACTTTTCGATTCCCAAGGCGAGAAAGCAAATGCAAAGCCGTTCGTTTCGATTTGGGAtagctcctctctctcccccccccccccccccccccccctgtgcGTGTGTCTTGGTTGGTTACTCTCCTCTATCTCTACCGAGGGGACGCCTAGCAATATTCCGTTCTCCTGTCATATCCTTTTCTAATCCTCCATGCACTTTTTTATtccatttccaaaaaaaattaaaaggttTTGCGGGTCCCTTGTTTTGAATTTACgaattttcaaataaattaaCATCATTTGTGTATATCTTGATcgcatttttttaatttcttcAACAGGACAAATGAAAACCCTTGCTTCCAAAATGAATTTGTCTTGAACATCTATTTTATTCTAAAAGCAAAGatagtactccctctgttccaaattataagacatcccaagaatcttggagagtcaaagtaatctcaaatttgaccaagattatagagagaaatataaaaatttatgacatcaaattgatgtactatgaaaatataactaataaagaatctaatagtacttagtttatatacTAAATatcattattctattatataaatttgatcaaacataaaaaaatttgactctccaaaattattggaatgtcttataattgggaacggatggagtagtcTATAAAATCTGCCAACTCTTTCCTCCGATTTTTTGGCGGAACCTATGTTCCAAtaactgattttttttatccTCTACCCTCAAACCATGAGTTCCTGTATCTtcgaaaaatattttcttttgttgGTGCTACAATGCATTACAACTTCTTTTTACTGCATTACGCGGCTACCTTGCTATGGTGAGAGTGAGAGGTGTTCTGGTACATTTGAACCGCCCCCAAAAATGCTTATATTGATACATATGTAAGATAGTTATGCCAAAAATATATTAGCTTCCTAGTAAAAAGCATTAATTCATACAAATCTATAACTCCAAACTTTTAGAGAATTGTAACATAATGTATTTTGATAGTATATTTTCTTTTAGAAAACTATAAAATTGTTGTTCCATAAAGGGTCCAATGTAGGTTGTGTTTGGGAGGACTTATTGCGGCTTCGGCTTCACATGTTTTGAGCAAAATGAGGCAATATATCGTGTAAGATAGGGTAAAAATGAACTAGGAACCATATTAAATTACTTTTTTTTGGCTTCACCAGTGAAGCCCTTTTGAAAGAGCTCTCTCAAATAGTTTCTTAATACTTAATAGATATGTGTAATTTACGCCTAAATAGCTTAGGCCATGTCTATAATCGATGCTCACGCCTATCCATTAACTCCACCAGCCTAAGCTGAGAGGACTCGAGTTCAAATGAAATGGATTTATTATTTCAGTCTAGGCTATTTTTTCTTTGCCATCAACATGTGCCAAAACCATCTTTAAATGAGCATGATGTCGGGCTTAGCCCATTTAACCCATGCCCTAACCATCCCGATGAGCATGACAGGACGAACCTACTACATGGCTACGTATCGCTCAAATCTACTGAATGGCAGGAGTAATTGTTACAAGCTCAGTCATACGTGGTTGCCACTAAAGGATAAATGGATAGTCGGAAAGAAAAACCATGAATTAAATTTAGTAAAAAATTTATTTTACTCCTCACCAATTCACTTTATCCGCTTAACCTCCCGAGTAAAATTTAGGCTCAATTTACTCCCCTGAAAATTTCAATTAGTCCAATCTACCCTCTAATAttatttctcctttttttctccgCATACAAAATTTATCACAGAGATGCAATTCTAAATGAAAAATATTCATGGAAAAATCAAAATGTATTTTCCTAGCATAGAGCATCATATTATAAGTTACATTGcaaaatttaaagttaaaattTCACTTGcgcatggagaaataaaaaagagaaatcTCGGTAGGTAGTAGATTGGAACAATTGAAATAGCTTGAGGAAGTAAATTGAGCCTTAATTTTATATGGTTTAGTGGACTAAGTAAATTGTTGAGGGAAGTAAAATGAACTTCTTATAGGGCGCTAAGAAAGTGGATAAGAAGCTGTAGGTGCACGTAGCATATAAAAATGGTTGCAGGCGAAGTAAATCTTGTtgaaaagaaagaatagaaATGGTACTAGAATCTTACATATGTCCTAGGCCCCGGAAGAATAGAAATAAGAGCAattctttttgaaaagaaagaatagaatgGCAAGTATTACTCGTCTACTccagtgatgaacatgggtgcTGTGTGCAGTGAGTCCACACACGAGGAGAATGACAGGAAGGGTGGTGACAAGAGGAGACTGAGAGTCAGATGGAAACAAAGCTATGCTTTTGGTGGGAATGATACTGTTTCATTCATAATTTGTAGTACAATAGTCACGGGCACATCTTTACACTCTTTTGCGCAAGCGAGAATGCAAACACAATCATCAGCAACCTCCTTTTACTGTAGTAGTAAATGCCGTTACATGTCGTATACACCGATCAAGTACTGTATCTTCATCGTATACAAAAAGGCTAATACGAGCGAAGCCGATCTCGCAGCATTTTGGCAGCTGATTTCAGCCAAGATATCGAAGCAACACGCCGTCGTTGCCAAGCACGAAGCCTTTGCTGTCATCAAGGAACCTGTGCCAACAGGCAAAAATACAAAACATCAGAATCACAATGTTTCAGAGGAATATGATCGAATGCGGCACTTGCATGCCTATcgatcatccatgaatatttttGCTTTGCTGCTTACTTGACGGAGTAGAGGTTGGCGGCAATGTTGTCGGCAGCCTTGTCGCGCACCCAGCTCTTCCCTCCGTTTGTGGTCTTGAGCAGGACGCCACTTCCACCAGCAGCCCACGCCTCGTCCTGCAGTGGCATTGCATGCATTGGAATTGGAATTGGAAATGGATCACATCACCATCCCATTATGGCATTACACTTACACATAGTCTCATTGATTGGGAGTACGTGTATCCGGCTGCTGACTGCTGATTGCAATTCTAGTTGCCTCGTACTACTACTGAATTACCTAGTTGCCTTTTACTACTACCGAAGAAGTACCTGTGAGCGATAGCCGACATCAAGAATCCCAAACCCCCGGCTCTGCACTTGCACCTCCTCGAAGTCTTCAGTTATCTACGCATGGAAACAGATTACAGTTACATTGGGCAGCAAGACCATCAATGTCCAAAGAAGAGAAAACAGCAGCCCCCAAGATATGCTAAAAATCAAAGGGTACTTGCTCACCCATTTTGCAAGATGGCAAGATACACAGGCGATTCTTACCCCGGTTCCTTTGCTGAGGAAGAGTCCACCACCGCGCACCAGGAGCCAAAGCCCGCCGTCTGCTCTCCACCCCATGTTCTGAATCCGCCGTGCCACCGCCCTGTTGTGTGGTTGCCAAAATGGCTGCATACAAATGCAGAtatgttttttttgaaataaaaaaatgcagATATGTAAATGTAAACTTCAGAAGCCACCTATGACAGAACAAAGTAATATATATCAACTAGTTGGGCGAGACCTGCCCAGGCTCCCATGTCAAATAGAAGTTCCCTCTGCTGGATACAGCAACATAGCGTCCATCAGGTGACCGGTTCACCGTGTTGAAAGTCCCAGTGTAGTAACTTGCACCGCTAATGCCACTTGAAACTGTTCTGCATCACAAacacaaggaagaaaaaaatggaGGGAACAATGTCATGCATCATTGGGGGAAAAGATCCCAAAAGGCAACACAATATCTTCTCCAATTAGTATGATGTGTTTCATAATCATAACTGCTTCTTCAAACGGATAATCAAGATGGTTTCAGTTATTTCATTTCAAGCTCTTGTATGAATAATTTTAAACAAGGCACAACCTATTGCCAAGGATATGCTTCATGAAATTCGATAAGCATCTCTAACTAAGAGGATTATACTTCAGTGGTTAGGCATGAATTGGATTGTTTTACATGTCTGTACCTGTTGAGAGTAGCCGAAACAGTCTCTTGCACGGCAGCCTTCCAGTTGTAGCCGCGATTGGAAGTAACATAGATTGCCCCCTCGTCAGTAACCATCTCCGCGCTCTGCTCCCCCGTAGCTTTTATGTAAACCTGCCGTGcaattatatatatagtagcatagcatgctatatatatatatatatatatatatatatatatatatatatatatatatatatatatatatatatatatatatatatatatatataggaggaaGTGGGGATTAAATACATACCATGTTCCCAGGAAGTTGGGCACTCAAAGGTATTCTTTCCCAGCTCTCTCCAGCATCTGAAGTGTGGAGCAGAATAGCGGGCTTGCCGATGATCCAGCCTTCTTTGCCCTTGAAGCTGACTGAGTTGAACCTGTAGTTGAAATCTTCGTCCTCAGCGGAAGGGATGGAGCGAGGGAACCAGGTGTTTCCGCCATCTTTAGTCTCCAGTATCGTCTGCCTTGTCCCAAGGAGAAAGCCTGAACGAAACGAAGGAGCCTTATTTGCGTTGCCTGCTTATATATGATGAGATTTTGTATTTGTGTGTCTCGAATCTAATCCCAATGTTGTCTTGCGTTGGATTACTACTTAGGAGTACTAGAGAAGGAGACTAGTAGTACTAATACGCATCTGCATTATATGGTGAGGTGATTTGATAGATATATGTGGTACCGtgcttcttcaaaaaaaaaaaatgtagtACCGTGGGAGGGGTCGTCGGGGACGAAGGCGATGTCGAGGAGTACGACGCCGGGGTCGATGGGCAGGTAGACGCGCTCCCACTGGGACAGCGCCGGCGTCTCGTCCGCCCGAGCCGCAGGAGGAGTCCACACGGGGGGCGAGAGCGAGACGagaggggcgacggcggcggcagtgtgGGCAATGAAACGGCGGCGGTCGACGGTGCAGTCGGCCCGAGGGACAaggaggcgtcggcggcgggaggtggggaggaggaggtgcagggaggcggtggcggtggagctggtggccatgggaggcgacggcgaggcgaggcgggctgctgctgctgcttgtggCTGCGCTTTCCGGTGTCTTATCCCAGTGTTTGAGTGCCTCAGTTTCTAATTTTTTAAGTACAATCTTATCCCAAAGAAATCGCGTATCGGGGATGTAGCTCAGATGGTAGAGCGCTCGCTTAGCATGCGAGAGGTACGGGGATCGATACCCCGCATCTCCAgtatttctctctttttttttctttttcgaaACAAAAATTGGGCTTGAACTTGAAGCTTCACAGACCCTCCTATCTTCAGGTACCTCGGCATAACTAGCGACATCgtgcctctttttttttaagaaaaagaatcCAATACTATTGCTATGGCTGATGATGATTAGGCAGCTGGAAACTGTTGAAGAATGGTTTGGTAGATCTGGAACAGCATAACAAGTTTGACAATGGCGTGCCTGTGACGGAGTCTGCACCTAACTACTGAACAAAAATGTgtcatcttcagttttggtggAGATAGTGGTAGAACGAGTACCAAAATTGAACCTACGAATAATGCTCATTTGAGGAGATTTTTTGGGCTGAAATCGTGTGCACGGGATTATATTTCACTGTAAAATTGGTGAGACTTCCATAAACAAAAGTATCTTGCTTTCTTTTGGGTCAGAAAAAGGGATCTATTCTTTGGCTCAAGTGAACGAGGACACTGCTGTATCATTGAACTGAACGAATTGCTGAGTGAGGTGTTTCAGTTTAGAAAGAAGCATGCTGTTAGGTACAAATTAAAGCGATGAACATTCCCAGAAGCCCATATGCCATGACTAACTTAACCACATGTTTTTGTTTAGTAGGCTAGCAGCTGTGTTGTTGCCAAGGGAAGTGGCCATGCATGAACGAGGTCAGTGATGTTTGACCGCTGCACGAGGCAGTTCTGAGAAGGAATCAAAAGGCAGCCTTGGTCAAGGAAGGTAGCATTCCAGTTGGTCAAAGATGGATGATGCCCTCCTCTGCCTACTGCCTTAGTTGTGGTTAGGCAGCGCTTCAGTTGCACCCACCGCACAGTCTgtgttctcttttcctttttgtgtCTAGTATTCTATGTCTATATATAAAAAGAAggaatttcttcaaaaaaaaaagaaggaaagagGTCTGCCAGAACCGGAAAATGTGCACCACCAGTTTATCATCTGTTTTATGTCGACATGCCAATGGAAGAAAGTGACcatctctatttttatttacatatcatattatatttattttaaattaaattaaatttagcCAACTTTAACCGAATCTATATAGAAAACTAATAATATTTACAATGCTGAATTTGTTTTTATTGAATCCACCATAAAATACGTTGGGTagtatagttgttgctatatttttctatttatttagTCGATGCTGACTAACTTTAATTTAGAACAAACCTGATACAAATGTGTAAATAAAAATGAAGAGAGTATGCAACTATTATAGAAAAATACAGTAATAGATACTTGAGCAAGAGTGTGAAAGGTAGAGGAGACTGTACTGCGTGTATCACCATAACCACGTGGCTGTACCGCGTAAAGTACAGTCAAatgaatattttttctttttttcccccatGATCGTGAATGAGGCAATGAGCTCGTGGCTCGTGCTCGTCTTCTCAAGAGAAGAGTTCCTCTGACTTTTTCTTGCTTGCTTCCTTCCATTTTGGCAGGCAGGCAGTCGGCAGAGGCtcacaagaaaagaaaaggcagaCTAGACTCGcctttcctcctccctccctccaccgACCGCCCCgcagcaaagcaaagcaaagcaaccttcccttcccttccccacCGGCGATCATTTCCCCGGATTCCTGCCGAACTCGTTCGAGATCTGCCCATCGAATCCACCCCTCTCCCCACCCGCGATTTGGGAGCCTCTGCCTGCCATGGGCATCTCTCACCCTCTCTCCGACGAGTACGacgccctccgcgccgccgtcctctcgccggagaagacgcccccctcgtccccgccgccgccaccccatcACCACTGCCTGGAGCACGAGGTTTCCAGGATGGACACGCTCGCCGGCATCGCCATCAAGTACGGCGTCGAGGTAGTAATCGGTCGCCTCCCCTCTCATGGCTCTGCAGCTTTGGTTGGTAACTTCAGTCTTGGTGGTTGTGGGGAAAGCTTCTATCTTGGGATGCCCCTCCCTGCTAAATGGAAGAGGAATATGGTAGATGTGATGTTGTTGGCCAAAActtcatcttttcttcttgcTCAACACAAGGAATGATTCTATCTCTATCGCTGGGGTGCGTCGCAAACTTGAAAAGCAAATTGAATGTGCTTTCTGACTCTGTGCCTCCACCCTTGGCAAATGTGTCTCTGTGACAACTACTGAACTTACAAGATCCAAACTTCTTTTCCTGTACTTTCTACACTTTGTTTTCGGGTGATAATGTCACGGGCAATGTGATGCGCAACTCTGAGACTTCTACAGAGTTGGTGACGACAGTGGCATCGAGTATTTGCTTTCCCAGATTTCTGGCTGCATGCATAATTAGAGTGATATGTCTTTATGTTTATCAGTGTAACTCTTATTTCCTTGTATATATCGATTTATCGAACATCATGACCCTTTGAGTTGCTGAATTGATATTTATGTTTTTTTCTCCATGTGCAGATATCGGACATTAAGAGGGCAAATGGTCTGGTCACTGACAGCCAGATGTTTGCACACAAAACACTGCTCATACCTCTACCAGGAAGGCCCATGCCAGCTGTTGTAAGATTGAGCGGTTCTGGTCAAAGAATGAAAAGGTAGATATCCCATCTTTCATGCTGCTTGTGTTTCCTATTCGCTTTGTGTCATCCAGTCTTATTTGGGTTTTGAATTTGTTGTGGAAAAAGGACAATCTATGTTTTCAGTTTTCACCAGACCTCGCTGCTGGCTATCTGGCATTGAACTGCCAAACTGTCACAATATAAGATCGAGTCATTTACCTAAACTACTCACGGCTTAGCCTCCCTTGCTTAATGGCTGACCTATCATGAAACTGCAAGTGCATTTGCACCATTTCTTGtgagtgtttttctctcacaccaaactctgttctgctggcaaTCAGCAACAGTgttttttctcacaccaaatcaacaccagccagccagcagtatttttttcacatagcaaatcagcaccagccaccaaccaCACGATATCCCCGTGGAAAGAAGCATACAAATGAGAAAAAACTTTATCATGGCATCTGCATATTATTTTTAGTTGAAGTGATACATCATGCATTTGTGCATTTTGAAATTAATTTTCTGTGGTTCCGCAGAGCATGGGCTCCAAACTATCAGCAAAACAGAGACACCATTGATTCACTAGATTCATCGAATTGTGGTCAGAAGGGGGCGTCACCTGCAATGAGTACCTTGCAGAGATACTATGGCCTATCATCTCAGAAAGGAAGCGCCATGGATTGCAGCACTGAAATGTCTGTGTACCACAAGGGTGGCTTCCAGAGTAATCTAAGTGAAACATTGCTGAGTTCTTCTGCAGCTCCAGGCACAAAGGGTACAGATGGAAGCTGGGAGTATGAAGAGCCAGTTAACAGGCTTTCATCAGCGAACGGTGCCAATGGGAACAAGAGCAACGGAGTACCCAAACCCAAGCAAGATGCTTCTATGCGTCGTCGGCAGAAAGCGGAAGCAGAATCTAACAGAACCGATATCCAGGATGATTTTCTAGCGGACCCAATTAAGGCAATCAAGAGTTTGTTGCCACGGCCAATTTCTAGTATCCGTCTAAACATGGATACAGGCAGCCCAGATTCAAGCCAGAAGAGCAGCATTTCGTTTCTTAATCTTAATGGGTTCAAATCTGTGAGGAAGTCGCCAAGCGCACCCAGCTTTGCAGATGCAGAAAATGGGGTGTCTATGTGGTCTAGCTCGAAAT comes from Panicum virgatum strain AP13 chromosome 4K, P.virgatum_v5, whole genome shotgun sequence and encodes:
- the LOC120704579 gene encoding uncharacterized protein LOC120704579; this translates as MGISHPLSDEYDALRAAVLSPEKTPPSSPPPPPHHHCLEHEVSRMDTLAGIAIKYGVEISDIKRANGLVTDSQMFAHKTLLIPLPGRPMPAVVRLSGSGQRMKRAWAPNYQQNRDTIDSLDSSNCGQKGASPAMSTLQRYYGLSSQKGSAMDCSTEMSVYHKGGFQSNLSETLLSSSAAPGTKGTDGSWEYEEPVNRLSSANGANGNKSNGVPKPKQDASMRRRQKAEAESNRTDIQDDFLADPIKAIKSLLPRPISSIRLNMDTGSPDSSQKSSISFLNLNGFKSVRKSPSAPSFADAENGVSMWSSSKWTFNHESFTRPLLDGLPKPVSGRRMKTALD
- the LOC120704578 gene encoding photosystem II stability/assembly factor HCF136, chloroplastic-like translates to MATSSTATASLHLLLPTSRRRRLLVPRADCTVDRRRFIAHTAAAVAPLVSLSPPVWTPPAARADETPALSQWERVYLPIDPGVVLLDIAFVPDDPSHGFLLGTRQTILETKDGGNTWFPRSIPSAEDEDFNYRFNSVSFKGKEGWIIGKPAILLHTSDAGESWERIPLSAQLPGNMVYIKATGEQSAEMVTDEGAIYVTSNRGYNWKAAVQETVSATLNRTVSSGISGASYYTGTFNTVNRSPDGRYVAVSSRGNFYLTWEPGQPFWQPHNRAVARRIQNMGWRADGGLWLLVRGGGLFLSKGTGITEDFEEVQVQSRGFGILDVGYRSQDEAWAAGGSGVLLKTTNGGKSWVRDKAADNIAANLYSVKFLDDSKGFVLGNDGVLLRYLG